The Zea mays cultivar B73 chromosome 7, Zm-B73-REFERENCE-NAM-5.0, whole genome shotgun sequence DNA segment TGTTTACTCTCAGGAAGATAAAGCGCAGCTCGCTTTCAATCATTATAGCAATTTATTGGGCACTTCTCCTATGCGGGCGAACTCTTTGAACTGGGAATTTCTTGGGCTACAGGCTGCTGACCTGTCCCACTTGGAGGCTCCTTTTGATGAAGAGGAAGTTCTAGCAGCGATAAATGATCTTCATGCTGAGAAGGCGCCTGGACCAGACGGCTTTATTGGAGTGTTTTTTCGGTCTGCTTGGGCAATTGTCAAAGAGGATTTATTGCTGGCTGTGAATTATTTCTATCATATGCATGACCAACACTTCAACAAACTTAACTCTGCACATATTTGTCTGATCCCGAAGAACAGCGAGGCATCACTTATTTCTGACTTCAGACCCGTTGGCTAACCACCTGGCACCCTGTCTTGATCAACTAGTATCTAGAAGCCAGAGTGCTTTCATCCGGAAGCGGAGCATACATGATAATTTCCTGTTCACGCAAAATTTAATTAAAGAGCTGAATAGAGCAAAAATCCCTACTTTGTTCCTGAAATTGGATATTGCTAAGGCCTTTGACAGCGTGAGATGGGACTACCTTCTTGAGGTCCTGCATCATTTGGGGTTTGGAAATAGATGGAAAGCTTGGGTGTCCATCCTGCTCAGATCAGCTAGCTCTGCAGTAATGATTAATGGAGTCAGAGGGAATTTCTTCAACCATGGAAAGAGCTTGAGGCAGGGGGGACCCGTTGTCTCCCTTGCTGTTCATTCTTGCCATCGACCCTGTTCAGAGGTTGTTTGACATTGCTTCTCGGGAGGGTCTGCTCAGCCCTATTCTTCACCGCTCTGCTAGATTGAGAGTCAGCCTCTATGTTGATGATGCCGCCATATTCATCAACCCGATCAGAGAAGAAGTTCAAGTCACTAATCAGATCCTATCAGCTTTTAGTGAAGCCTCAAGTTTATCTGTCAATCTGAGTAAATGTGTTGTCTATCCTATCCGCTGCGACTCGCTGCAGCTAGAGCATATCATGCAGCCTTTCCCGTGTGCCATCAAAGCTTTTCCGTGCAAGTACCTTGGGCTGCCTTTAACTTGCCGACCATTGCGTCAAGTGGATTTCCAGCCGCTGCTTGACAAATTGGCTGGTAAATTATCGGCATGGAAAGGGAAGCTGCTTGATAAAGCTGGAAGACTGACTCTGGTAAATTCAATGATCACGGCTGTCCCGGTGCATTTTTTGACAGTTTTCCCTTTGAAGAAGTGGGCCATTAAGAAGATTGATAAAATTATGAGGTCTTTCCTTTGGAGAGGTGCTGAAAATGCTAATGGTGGGCACTGTCTAGTGAATTGGACCAAGTCTGCCAGACCGAAATCCTTGGGTGGCCTTGGCATCTTGGATCTAGAGTGTTTCACCCGTGCTTTGTGCCTCAGGTGGCTTTGGCTCAACTGGACTGATTCTAATAGGTCGTGGGCTGGTTCTCAGATACCCTGTGATAAAATAGATGCAGCTTTGTTCCGGGCATCAACATCTGTAACGGTTGGCAACGGGTTGAAGACAAATTTTTGGCTTGACGCTTGGCTCTCAGGCAAAGCTCCGATTGACATTGCACCTAGCTTGTACCCCCTGGCATGGCGCAAAAATAGATCGGTGGCTGAACAATTGGTTAACCTCAATTGGACGAGAGGTCTCTGGAGAATGGAAAATGTTCAACATATGGCTGAATTCATACAATTGTGGAACCATATTGAGGGGGTGCAGCTCAATGACCAGGAAGATTGCATTCGGTGGATATGGACCGAGAATGGAGTGTACTCTTCCAAATCAGCTTATCTTGCACAATTCAAGGGCTCTTACAGTGCTTTCAAAGCAAAATCTATCTGGAAGGCGCACGCCGAAGGGAAACATAAGTTCTTTGTGTGGCTGCTCATTCAAGCAAAGATCCTCACAGCAGATAAACTAAGTCAAAGAAATTGGCCATGCAATCCTGTGTGTGTCCTTTGCGATCAAGAGCCGGAGACTGCGATTCACCTTTGTCTCAAGTGCCCTTTTGCTTTGGAAGTGTGGGAGTTAGTCAGGTCGTGGACCAATAATCTGATCATGCCGCCCAGCTCAGATATTCAGAGCTTCGATTCGTGGTGGACTGTTGTGCTCCAAAACAAATCGAAAGAAGATCAACTCACTGTTTCGGGTTTGCTTATGTACTTCACCTGTAATATTTGGAAGGAGCGGAATCGGCGTATTTTTTAGGGCAAGCAAGCATCGACATAAGTGGTCTTTCATCTGGCCAAACAAGAAATGGCGTTGAGACGAGCTGCAGTTGGGCATCCATGTGTAGTGTAATGTCTTCTCTTTTTTGGATTGTGTTTGAGTGTTTTTCGTTATATGTAATAGCAACTTTTTAAGACTCTTGTTTCCCTTCTCTCCTTAAATGAAATAGCAGAGCTCCTGCACTaagttttcaaaaaaaaaagtATATATTTGTTTTAACAAGAAACTGTAATATACAGCCATACTTCGGGCCAATTTTGCTTGAAAAAAGTATATATAACTCATCGAGGACTTGTTGGAAGCCTCACGCGCGTGACTTGCTCGCGTGCATCATGTGCAGGTTATTTGTGTCTATAGTAAAGACTCCATCATGGGCTATATATATATTTAGACTTGGAGTAGTTCCTGGATGCCGTCACGGTTGCCACAGTGAAACGGCAGGCGGAAGCACGCCTTTCAGAAACGAGTAGAAGAGGAGCAGCGACCTCTTGGGCTGGAAACTGGGCACCAGGTGACCAGCTCCCCTCACGGAAGCGAACGTGAATCCTCCACTGTACTGCTGGATGTAGCCTCCAACCTGTACATGTGTGCATACAAACCGTCGCAATTTAGCGTCTGTAAATTAACCCTATattattccatgcatatcttcttCGTTTTCAGGGGTTGAGAGTTCGTGCATATATATGTATTACCTCGTTGGCAGGAGTGTACCAGGGGCGCCATGGCTCTGTGATGCTTAGATTGAGGTCCTTGACGGAGTACCTCGTCGCGGTAATGGGGCACACGTCATCCATAtcgcactaccggaatccgagactttgccgagtgttggcttctttgccgagtgccttttgtcgggcactcggcaaagaaagctttgccgagtgtcgtactCGGTAacgttaggcactcggcaaaactaGCTTTGCCGAGcgctgaacactcggcacagaacggcactcggcaaagacaactttgccgagagtcaaacactcggcaaaggaggctctcggcaaacggccgtcagtggccgtcccaaagctgacggccgttagtctttgccgagtgtcatccgttggctctcggcaaagaggttctgtaccgagtgccacatagtaggcactcggcaaagcatactttgccgagtgtcatctctggacactcggcaaagtatatttttatttttttattttgtctctcaaaatttttgtggtatgtttctacactatgtagacctacatgtaccattttgggataattataacagttttttctatagctagtacatttagtttgtttatttgaatttcttcggaaaattcagatttgaactgcaggtcactcgaaacttggaaaaccgtgaatgcaaaaatgatatccatgctacatagcacaagttatgaccgatttcaggagcgaaccggaaacttcgagcaccatgctcactcaacatgaccgtaaacttgccatacaggtgtttaaaaattgtataaaacagaaacaaagtcagaaaatcatgaaccctgtccacgtgtcatgatatcatatgtagaggctgtgataaaaatttgaaaaagtttcgagaaagctgtaacgcactatgtgtacaaacctaagagatccacattgaaactctatgatttcatgtgtggttctcttaggtttctacacatagtgtctcacaactttctccaaacattctaaattttttatcacagactgtacatatgatatcatgacatgtggacaagtttcatgattttctaagtttgtttgtgttttataaattttttaaacagttgtgtggcaagttcacggccatgttgagtgagcatggtgctcgaagtttccggtccgctcctgaaatcggtcgtaacttgtgctatgtagcatggatatcatttttgcattcacggttttccaagtttcgagtgacctgcagttcaaatctgaattttccgaagaaattcaaataaacaaactaaatgtactagctatagaaaaaactgttataattgtcctaaaatggtacatgtaggtctacatagtgtaggaacataccacaaaaattttggttggcaaaataaaaaaaataaaaatgtactttgccgagtgtccaaggaagacactcggcaaagacttctttgccgagtgcccccagggtggcactcggcaaagatgtgtaaggtaatatttgccgagtgtcagatggtagacactcggcaaaggatcctttaccgagtgccaccGATCTGGCACTCTGGCTCAACTGGACTGATTCTAATAGGTCGTGGGCTGGTTCTCAGATACCCTGTGATAAAATAGATGCAGCTTTGTTCCGGGCATCAACATCTGTAACGGTTGGCAACGGGTTGAAGACAAATTTTTGGCTTGACGCTTGGCTCTCAGGCAAAGCTCCGATTGACATTGCACCTAGCTTGTACCCCCTGGCATGGCGCAAAAATAGATCGGTGGCTGAACAATTGGTTAACCTCAATTGGACGAGAGGTCTCTGGAGAATGGAAAATGTTCAACATATGGCTGAATTCATACAATTGTGGAACCATATTGAGGGGGTGCAGCTCAATGACCAGGAAGATTGCATTCGGTGGATATGGACCGAGAATGAAGTGTACTCTTCCAAATCAGCTTATCTTGCACAATTCAAGGGCTCTTACAGTGCTTTCAAAGCAAAATCTATCTGGAAGGCGCACGCCGAAGGGAAACATAAGTTCTTTGTGTGGCTGCTCATTCAAGCAAAGATCCTCACAGCAGATAAACTAAGTCAAAGAAATTGGCCATGCAATCCTGTGTGTGTCCTTTGCGATCAAGAGCCGGAGACTGCGATTCACCTTTGTCTCAAGTGCCCTTTTGCTTTGGAAGTGTGGGAGTTAGTCAGGTCGTGGACCAATAATCTGATCATGCCGCCCAGCTCAGATATTCAGAGCTTCGATTCGTGGTGGACTGTTGTGCTCCAAAACAAATCGAAAGAAGATCAACTCACTGTTTCGGGTTTGCTTATGTACTTCACCTGTAATATTTGGAAGGAGCGGAATCGGCGTATTTTTTAGGGCAAGCAAGCATCGACATAAGTGGTCTTTCATCTGGCCAAACAAGAAATGGCGTTGAGACGAGCTGTAGTTGGGCATCCATGTGTAGTGTAATGTCTTCTCTTTTTTGGATTGTGTTTGAGTGTTTTTCGTTATATGTAATAGCAACTTTTTAAGACTCTTGTTTCCCTTCTCTCCTTAAATGAAATAGCAGAGCTCCTGCACTaagttttcaaaaaaaaaaagtaTATATTTGTTTTAACAAGAAACTGTAATATACAGCCATACTTCGGGCCAATTTTGCTTGAAAAAAGTATATATAACTCATCGAGGACTTGTTGGAAGCCTCACGCGCGTGACTTGCTCGCGTGCATCATGTGCAGGTTATTTGTGTCTATAGTAAAGACTCCATCATGGGCTATATATATATTTAGACTTGGAGTAGTTCCTGGATGCCGTCACGGTTGCCACAGTGAAACGGCAGGCGGAAGCACGCCTTTCAGAAACGAGTAGAAGAGGAGCAGCGACCTCTTGGGCTGGAAACTGGGCACCAGGTGACCAGCTCCCCTCACGGAAGCGAACGTGAATCCTCCACTGTACTGCTGGATGTAGCCTCCAACCTGTACATGTGTGCATACAAACCGTCGCAATTTAGCGTCTGTAAATTAACCCTATattattccatgcatatcttcttCGTTTTCAGGGGTTGAGAGTTCGTGCATATATATGTATTACCTCGTTGGCAGGAGTGTACCAGGGGCGCCATGGCTCTGTGATGCTTAGATTGAGGTCCTTGACGGAGTACCTCGTCGCGGTAATGGGGCACACGTCATCCATATCGCCGCTGGCAGGGTTATGCATACATGCATGACCGTTATATATAATTAATTGCCGATTAACTGTTTTTTTTCACTTTTCAGACTGCATTAATTTGATGGGGATAATGTGGCCATGGGTATGTCACTACCTGTACAGCCAAACTCTTAGTCCGGTGTCGATAAGCCATGAGAGCGTCGGCACCATGCTTGACGGGCTGTCGTTCCATGGCAATCCCCTGAACCAGTAATGACAGAAGGTCGAATCCGCAATGGGTTTGCATGACAAGAGCAAACAGTTTGCTGTGGGGGCACGTAGTACTTGCCCACACTAGCTACTTACGCGCAGCCTGACCAATCGGTGTTCACCCGAGCATGGAGGGCCTCCTGCACCTTAGGGTTGTTCAAGTAGACGTCGACGTAGTTGCCTATGCACGGGTCGTAGCCAGGCAACTGTGTCACAATCATACATCAGTGTGATTAATTCACCAATCACAAGTGACTGCTGCATGCATGCATTTCAAGGGATGAGTATTTGGTGCACGTATTGTGTTTATGAACTAAAAAGGTTTATAAACAATTCTGAAAAAAATCATACATATTATTTCCATTCTACTCCTATTATATACAAAATTTCAAGTCCAAATTCTTTATATTTTAGCTGTACTAAAAAAGAGAAGATTTTATCCGATTTTCTAATTTAAACTTCTCAGaaattttctctttttttattACAGCTAAACTATAACAAATTTGAACTTGAAATGTTGCATGCAATTAGAGTAACATTGAAAGAATATGTATGATTTTTTTTTCAGAATTTGTTATGAACTTTGTTAGTTTATGCGCACCGGATATATATGTTCCCTTTAGGATTATTCAGGAACTTATTAATTCTCTTGTAATATATAACAATGTAGTACTGCGGATTAAAGAAGTTGATATAAATGTTGTACGGGTTTATGTTGCCGGCGTTCTTGACGAAGTTCGGCCTGAAGTCGAAGGCCGACTTGGCCTCCTCGCACGAAACGCCGTCGGACGGGCCGAAGCTGCAGTGCGCGGTGATGTTAGCCCATATCTCGTCGGACATCACCCCGTGGTTCCACAAGAACTCGAGCGAGCCCTTGTCGTTCTTGTAGTCATCGAGCACCGGGTTGCCAACCTGAAACCGAGCGAGCGAGGGAACGAACGCAGTTATATAGCCTGAAATCGTGTACGTGCTGCTGTGTGCGTACATGCATGGAGCTCGATCGACTCACGAAGATTCCCTTGAGGTTCGTCGGGTTCTGCCCGGTGAGCTCGCGGACGGCCACGATGACGGCGGCCAGCTCCGGGACGTAGTGGCCGGCGTAGCTCTCGCCGGAGATGTACAGGTCGCGGCCCTTGTACTCGGGGAACCGCTCCAGCCAGTGGAGGAGGAAGGTGTACGAGTCCACTGCGGTCCTCGTGTCACCGCTCTCGTCGTAGTCCGACGACGTGTTGGAGTAGGAGAAGCCGACTCCGGCCGGCGACTCGAGGAAGATGACGTTGGCCACTGCAAACAAACGTAAAGTCACCACCACCAACGTCTCGTCGATCAGCAACCAGTGGTCTCGCGTACGTCGTCGTTTTCTTTGGCGACAAAAGCAAGCTAGTAGAGCGCCGTCGTCACGACCTACGCGTCTACGCACCGTTGTTCCAGGAGTGGCGGTTCCTGCTCAGGGTCTTGCCGTCGGGGTTGACGCGGAACGGGCCGAGCTCCTGCATCGCGCCGGCTCCAAGCGACGAGCACCCTGGCCCTCCGTTGAGCCAGAGGACGAGGGGCTTGGCGGCCGCGTCGTAGGGGGACTCCACGAAGTAGTAGAAGAGCGCGCGGCCGTGCTCCTCGTCCACCGTCACGTACCCCGCGTACTGCTCGAAGTTCACGCGCCGCGGCTGCCCCGGCAGCGCCGCGATCCTGTCCGCCTCCTTGCTGCCCTGCTGCTCGGGCGACTCGCAGTACGTGGGCAGCTTGCCGAAGCTGCTGACCGGGTCGGTCCACGTGCCGCCGTCGGTCTCGTCGGACACGCCCACGCTCCGCCGTGCTGATCGTCGAGACTCCATGAGCTGCCTCAGCAGCGCCGGTTGGTCCAGGGCGGCGTTCGTCGTCAGCGGTAGTAGGGCGAGTAGGATCGCCAGCAGGGGAATGCAATGCGAGATCTGGTTCCTCGCCATTTTTGTCTTAGACATGTGGCGATCGAGCTCGATGCTCCACCATCATAATGCAAAGATCATCTCGCGCGCGTTTATAACTTATATAGATAGAGTAGACTGTGTGTATTTCGGGACTTCGATGTCTCCCAAGCACGAACGCCATGAGCTAGCTGTAATGGTTTGGCAACACTTGCACGACGAGAAATAACCTGTAGTTTCTTATACAGGATATCCTAGCGTCTTCGCTTATAACACCCCAGTTGTCTGGCGTACGTAGTCGGCGACGATGGAGTTTTGGATCTTGACGGCACTTTGTTTCTCCCGGCGACGCCATCGATGCCGAGGTGACACCTCTCCGCAAGGACCCATACGATCGGATCGATGACGTAGAGACCAAGGTGACATTTCTATCAACGCGTACATACGTGCAGAGCCCAATATAAAAGCCGTTAATAATGCCAGCTGCACACTTCGGATAGTATTACTACAACGCATGGTCGATCTTGTACTAGCTTCAGCACGCGGCGCGCGCGGGTATAAACAGATAAATTGTTTTGAAAAGTTTTACGAATTTTAGAACTGTTGGATTAATTTTAAGTCTATAATATAATAATAGTATAATACATGTGTTTTCCGGCAACACGCCAATCATATTACGACACCGAGACACCAGTGGAGTGGCAAGACACTGTGATGTACCATCTCCACAAAATTTAAATTTAAAGTTAAAGTGTGCCATCTTTATAAAAAAATAAATTTATAGTACCTAACTATAAGAAGCAACTGACAAACTTAGTGGGTGTTTGTTTTCTTGGGACTAATTATTAGTTCCtctattttatttcattttagtctctaaatCAACAAATGTGGAAACTAAAAATCATTTCATTTCTATATTAGATAATCTagagactaaaatagaataaaattgagagattaaaaattagtccctagaaaccaagcaCCCACTAAGTTTGTTAGTTGCTTCTTCTAGTTAGGTACTCTGTAAACGGTGCTCAACAATCCTCAACCCTTTTTTACTAATAATGTAATTTGTTTTGATTTACGGCATACTGTTGTAGCTTTTATTTATTTATAGTGTCATAAACACTTTAAATGATGGAGTATTTTAAATTTTTAGTGTACTGTTTTGGGGCACTTTGTTGGGGATGCATGATTTAATCTCATCATAATTTAATCCTTGATTCTCCTAAATCCCCCTTTCTGATATGTCTTATTGTTACCGTCTTTTGTAGAGGGCTAATTTGAAAACTTAAATCACTTCCAGAATTGGAAAATTTTGAtatagaaattagtttatttctccCTTCACCCTCTCCGATTCCAAAGAAGATTTGAGTTTGCAAACTAGCTCTAAAAATCGTGATCCACCGGTCAACAATCTGAACAACCCTGTTTTGTCGACCCACTATTTTTAAACCTGGAGATTCTCTTTCATTATTCGTAGACGCGTATTTATTTCAGGACAAATTCTAAACTCTAGAATTACGTACGAGTAGCAAAAGTACAGTCCGTCTGAAGCAGACGCCCGTATATCAATAATGCAGCGGCGCTGGTCACGCACGGTACGGTGGTACCACGAAATCAAATGCAAAGCTCATAACAAACCTGTCGCGCGCACCAACCGTTTTGTCTCTTCTCTTCTAAAATAACGCCCAGAATTTAGTCGTCCGCTTCTGCGTGCATGCCTTAAGTTCCCAACCCCGCCGCAACCTGCCAAGTACGTGTGCCAACACGGGGGACGGAGCGCCCTCGCTTTGTTTGCTCCTGCTTGGATCACCTGATATATACCTGACGGGCTGTGGTGCGCTGCGTACAGATTTGAAGGCGAGTGAAGCCACAGCCaccatttttttttgtttttgttttttgttTGTGGCAAAAAAATGGTCCCCCATCATCATCTTCCGAACCCCGCTGATCAAAGGGCGCGTTTTTGGTTGCCTGCTGCATCTTCACGTGCTTGCCTCGCGGGATGTAAGTAGCTATTGTTTAATCG contains these protein-coding regions:
- the LOC109940875 gene encoding serine carboxypeptidase-like 40 — protein: MDDVCPITATRYSVKDLNLSITEPWRPWYTPANEVGGYIQQYSGGFTFASVRGAGHLVPSFQPKRSLLLFYSFLKGVLPPAVSLWQP
- the LOC103632868 gene encoding serine carboxypeptidase 1, which translates into the protein MSKTKMARNQISHCIPLLAILLALLPLTTNAALDQPALLRQLMESRRSARRSVGVSDETDGGTWTDPVSSFGKLPTYCESPEQQGSKEADRIAALPGQPRRVNFEQYAGYVTVDEEHGRALFYYFVESPYDAAAKPLVLWLNGGPGCSSLGAGAMQELGPFRVNPDGKTLSRNRHSWNNVANVIFLESPAGVGFSYSNTSSDYDESGDTRTAVDSYTFLLHWLERFPEYKGRDLYISGESYAGHYVPELAAVIVAVRELTGQNPTNLKGIFVGNPVLDDYKNDKGSLEFLWNHGVMSDEIWANITAHCSFGPSDGVSCEEAKSAFDFRPNFVKNAGNINPYNIYINFFNPQYYIVIYYKRINKFLNNPKGNIYIRCA